One genomic region from Triplophysa dalaica isolate WHDGS20190420 chromosome 23, ASM1584641v1, whole genome shotgun sequence encodes:
- the klhl24b gene encoding kelch-like protein 24 encodes MVLILGRRLNREDSEVRESPAVKRKVLDVDNRILSSHDVFDFSSGPCHSESVLQMFNEFRDGRVFTDVVISVEGREFPCHRPVLSACSSYFRAMFCNDHRESHEMLVEINGIRAEAMDTFLQYVYTGRARITTENVQFLFETSSLFQIGTLRDACAKFLEDQLDPCNCLGIQRFADAHSLKLLASRCRSYALQCFADVAQHEEFLDLRKEELEEYIASDELVIGKEEMVFEAVIRWVYFDMDHRRIMLKDLLNHVRLPLLHPNYFVQTVEGDQLIQNAPECYQLLHEARRYHVLGNEMMSPRTRPRRSTGFSEVIVVVGGCERMGGFNLPYTECYDPVTGEWKSLAKLPEFTKSEYAVCALRNDILVSGGRINSRDVWMYNSQLNMWIRVASLNKGRWRHKMAVLLGKVYAVGGYDGQSRLSSVECYDSFSNRWTEVAPMKEAVSSPAVSSCVNKLFVIGGGPDDNTCSDKVQCYDPEADAWLLRANIPIAKRCITAVSLNNLIYVSGGLTKSIYCYDPVGDYWMHVVHTFSKQESCGMSVCNGKIYILGGRGETGEASDTILCYDPSTGIITGVAAMPRPISYHGCVTIHRYNEKFFHT; translated from the exons ATGGTACTTATTCTGGGCAGAAGACTGAACCGGGAGGACTCTGAAGTCCGTGAGTCACCAGCAGTCAAGCGAAAGGTTCTGGATGTGGACAACAGGATTCTTAGCAGTCACGATGTGTTCGATTTCTCCTCCGGCCCGTGCCACTCCGAGAGCGTCCTACAGATGTTCAATGAGTTCCGTGACGGGCGTGTATTCACCGACGTGGTGATCAGTGTGGAAGGTCGTGAGTTCCCATGTCACCGCCCCGTGCTGTCCGCCTGCAGCAGCTACTTCCGCGCCATGTTCTGCAACGACCACCGGGAGAGCCATGAGATGCTGGTTGAGATCAACGGCATCCGTGCCGAAGCCATGGACACCTTCCTGCAGTACGTCTACACCGGACGTGCCCGCATTACCACCGAGAACGTTCAGTTTCTCTTCGAGACCTCCAGCCTCTTCCAGATCGGCACCTTGCGCGATGCCTGCGCCAAGTTCTTGGAGGACCAGCTTGACCCTTGCAACTGCTTGGGCATCCAGCGTTTCGCAGACGCGCACTCCCTCAAGCTGCTCGCCAGCCGTTGCCGCTCTTACGCGCTGCAGTGCTTCGCCGACGTGGCCCAGCATGAGGAATTCTTGGACTTGCGTAAGGAAGAATTGGAAGAGTACATCGCCAGTGATGAGCTTGTGATCGGAAAGGAGGAAATGGTATTTGAGGCCGTGATACGTTGGGTATACTTTGACATGGACCACCGCCGAATTATGCTGAAGGACCTTCTCAACCATGTCCGTCTGCCTCTGCTGCATCCGAATTATTTTGTGCAGACGGTGGAAGGTGACCAGCTGATCCAAAATGCCCCAGAGTGCTATCAGCTTCTCCACGAAGCCAGACGCTACCACGTGTTGGGGAATGAGATGATGTCACCGAGGACTCGTCCACGCAG GTCTACTGGATTTTCAGAAGTTATCGTTGTGGTTGGGGGTTGCGAAAGAATGGGGGGTTTCAACCTGCCCTACACCGAATGTTATGATCCTGTGACCGGTGAATGGAAATCCTTAGCCAAACTACCAGAATTCACCAAATCAGAGTATGCCGTGTGCGCGCTCAGGAATGACATTCTGGTCTCAG GGGGGAGAATCAACAGCAGAGATGTGTGGATGTATAACTCCCAGCTCAACATGTGGATCAGGGTGGCGTCGTTGAACAAAGGCCGATGGAGACACAAAATGGCTGTCTTGTTGGGAAAG GTGTATGCTGTAGGTGGATACGACGGTCAATCTCGACTGAGCAGCGTTGAATGCTACGACTCGTTCTCGAACCGCTGGACAGAAGTGGCACCCATGAAGGAAGCCGTCAGCTCGCCAGCCGTCTCCAGCTGTGTCAATAAGCTGTTTGTGATTGGAGGAGGACCCGACGACAACACATGCTCAGATAAG GTCCAGTGTTATGACCCTGAAGCTGATGCCTGGTTGCTAAGGGCCAACATTCCCATCGCTAAGCGATGCATCACGGCTGTATCTCTGAACAATCTCATCTATGTTTCTGGAGGTCTGACCAAATCCATCTACTGCTATGACCCCGTTGGAGACTACTGGATGCACGTGGTGCACACCTTCAGCAAACAG GAAAGTTGCGGTATGTCGGTATGTAACGGTAAAATCTATATCCTGGGTGGGCGAGGTGAAACCGGAGAGGCGTCGGACACTATCCTCTGTTACGACCCGTCCACAGGCATCATCACAGGTGTTGCCGCCATGCCCCGGCCCATTTCTTACCACGGCTGCGTCACTATCCACCGCTACAATGAGAAGTTCTTCCATACATGA